From the genome of Lotus japonicus ecotype B-129 chromosome 6, LjGifu_v1.2, one region includes:
- the LOC130724056 gene encoding uncharacterized protein LOC130724056 isoform X6, producing the protein MCLLPDGEGEHAAHVAGYGKSINEGALTNLVKRKLKVSGSEFYEDADSKLRKVETKVVEKVEITGHDFANADDGLLGEINRLKEIKIADGGSDCEGRFVPVAEFKVQEKHEISTCWLLEVHYWMLDIAYSE; encoded by the coding sequence ATGGTGAGGGAGAACATGCTGCCCATGTTGCTGGATATGGAAAAAGTATCAATGAAGGTGCTCTTACAAATTTggtgaaaagaaaattgaaagtGTCTGGTAGTGAGTTTTATGAAGATGCAGATAGCAAGCTAAGAAAGGTTGAAACAAAGGTGGTGGAGAAGGTAGAAATCACTGGTCATGACTTTGCCAATGCTGATGATGGACTGTTAGGTGAAATTAATCGCTTGAAGGAAATTAAGATAGCTGATGGGGGGTCTGACTGTGAGGGTCGTTTTGTACCAGTTGCTGAGTTCAAGGTCCAGGAAAAACATGAAATTTCAACCTGCTGGCTTCTAGAGGTTCATTACTGGATGTTGGATATTGCTTACTCTGAATGA
- the LOC130724056 gene encoding uncharacterized protein LOC130724056 isoform X5, with translation MVDVYQKPCQVTDGEGEHAAHVAGYGKSINEGALTNLVKRKLKVSGSEFYEDADSKLRKVETKVVEKVEITGHDFANADDGLLGEINRLKEIKIADGGSDCEGRFVPVAEFKVQEKHEISTCWLLEVHYWMLDIAYSE, from the coding sequence GTGACAGATGGTGAGGGAGAACATGCTGCCCATGTTGCTGGATATGGAAAAAGTATCAATGAAGGTGCTCTTACAAATTTggtgaaaagaaaattgaaagtGTCTGGTAGTGAGTTTTATGAAGATGCAGATAGCAAGCTAAGAAAGGTTGAAACAAAGGTGGTGGAGAAGGTAGAAATCACTGGTCATGACTTTGCCAATGCTGATGATGGACTGTTAGGTGAAATTAATCGCTTGAAGGAAATTAAGATAGCTGATGGGGGGTCTGACTGTGAGGGTCGTTTTGTACCAGTTGCTGAGTTCAAGGTCCAGGAAAAACATGAAATTTCAACCTGCTGGCTTCTAGAGGTTCATTACTGGATGTTGGATATTGCTTACTCTGAATGA
- the LOC130724056 gene encoding uncharacterized protein LOC130724056 isoform X1 — translation MHSVVDVDYLLEVEEKIIGKELLFKVSKIPGITIKGFPCYEVLRICADTEIISLFFSEAASTTSIMVTDGEGEHAAHVAGYGKSINEGALTNLVKRKLKVSGSEFYEDADSKLRKVETKVVEKVEITGHDFANADDGLLGEINRLKEIKIADGGSDCEGRFVPVAEFKVQEKHEISTCWLLEVHYWMLDIAYSE, via the exons ATGCATTCTGTTGTTGATGTTGATTACCTGCTGGAGGTTGAggaaaaaattattggaaaagaaTTGTTGTTCAAAGTTTCTAAGATTCCTGGTATTACAATTAAGGGGTTTCCTTGCTATGAGGTTCTTCGAATTTGTGCTGATACTGAGATCATttcacttttcttttctgaggCAGCGAGTACTACATCGATTATG GTGACAGATGGTGAGGGAGAACATGCTGCCCATGTTGCTGGATATGGAAAAAGTATCAATGAAGGTGCTCTTACAAATTTggtgaaaagaaaattgaaagtGTCTGGTAGTGAGTTTTATGAAGATGCAGATAGCAAGCTAAGAAAGGTTGAAACAAAGGTGGTGGAGAAGGTAGAAATCACTGGTCATGACTTTGCCAATGCTGATGATGGACTGTTAGGTGAAATTAATCGCTTGAAGGAAATTAAGATAGCTGATGGGGGGTCTGACTGTGAGGGTCGTTTTGTACCAGTTGCTGAGTTCAAGGTCCAGGAAAAACATGAAATTTCAACCTGCTGGCTTCTAGAGGTTCATTACTGGATGTTGGATATTGCTTACTCTGAATGA